Proteins from a genomic interval of Quercus robur chromosome 9, dhQueRobu3.1, whole genome shotgun sequence:
- the LOC126701013 gene encoding uncharacterized protein LOC126701013: MGQMVLKLDISKAYDRVEWEFLERAMRNLGLGESMVSLIMSCISSVSYFVLLNGQPIGNITPSRGLWQGDPLSPYLFLICAIDDSVLFCNAKEAECQKILDILAIYERGTGQKINREKTNIFFSSNTPHKVRVQIQQVLGVPTIRQFEKYLGLLALHRKTHWVKWEHLCEAKEGGGMGFKEIEKLNDALLAKQVWRLINNPDSLCHRVFKARFFPDCSILEAQDSSSGSYAWKSIISAKDVIRKGMVWRIGTVEAVRIKEDRWLLGSTNCSVLLPLPSLAPDVKVSSLIDQERVAWKAEVVQQLFLPHEAEIILGIPLSIRRLDDRITWAFTSSGMFTTCSAYKMLVSCDSSFSEGSSNPEAQKKFWKGIWQLRVPNKIKHFVWRICNNALPTMVNLHRCNIFQMQTVHYARIILKTPSMHFGLVKLFRVCGIRWTGSTNPWRQNRAPSMIYFPGSCFSVRSSELRFLLPLRGSCGIDVNFDATVFRASRLAGLGVIVRNNSGEAVGALSLSIPLAHSVADLEALACLKAVQFALELGLTRVVFEGDSTVIINALLHGAGDMASFGNILGDIRMHSDVFQFVEFAYVNLSCNAVADALSKKAKSIWGVQVWLNDLPADIAPLLLCDVH; this comes from the exons ATGGGTCAAATGGTGCTTAAGCTGGACATAAGCAAAGCTTATGATAGGGTTGAATGGGAATTCTTGGAGCGTGCTATGAGGAATCTCGGGCTTGGGGAAAGTATGGTCAGTCTCATCATGTCTTGCATTAGTTCGGTATCCTATTTTGTTTTGCTCAATGGGCAACCTATTGGTAATATCACACCTAGTCGTGGCCTTTGGCAAGGTGACCCTTTGTCGCCTTATCTCTTCCTAATCTGTGCTATCg atgacagtGTGTTATTTTGCAAtgccaaagaagctgagtgtcAGAAAATTCTTGATATTCTAGCTATCTATGAGAGGGGTACAGGTCAGAAGATTAATCGTGAGAAAACTAATATCTTTTTTAGTTCTAACACCCCCCATAAGGTTCGGGTTCAGATTCAACAGGTCTTGGGTGTTCCAACTATTCGCCAATTTGAGAAGTATTTGGGTTTGCTGGCTTTG CATCGAAAAACCCATTGGGTGAAATGGGAGCACTTATGTGAAGCCAAAGAAGGTGGTGGGATGGGgtttaaagaaattgaaaaactcAATGATGCTTTATTGGCGAAACAAGTGTGGCGATTGATTAATAATCCTGATTCTCTATGCCATAGAGTTTTTAAGGCCCGTTTCTTCCCGGATTGCTCTATCTTGGAAGCTCAAGATTCAAGCTCAGGGTCTtatgcttggaaaagcattATCAGTGCTAAGGATGTAATTCGAAAAGGGATGGTTTGGCGCATAGGTACAGTGGAGGCTGTGCGAATTAAGGAGGATAGGTGGCTGCTTGGAAGTACTAACTGTTCAGTCCTATTACCCCTTCCATCTTTGGCTCCTGATGTGAAAGTTTCCTCTCTAATTGATCAAGAAAGAGTAGCATGGAAAGCGGAGGTTGTGCAGCAACTGTTTTTGCCCCATGAAGCCGAGATTATCTTGGGAATTCCTTTGAGCATTCGACGTCTCGATGATCGTATTACATGGGCGTTCACGTCGTCTGGTATGTTCACTACTTGTAGTGCTTACAAAATGCTAGTTTCCTGTGATTCATCTTTTAGTGAAGGTAGCTCAAACCCGGAAGCTCAGAAAAAATTTTGGAAGGGTATTTGGCAGCTACGGGTCCCTAACAAAATAAAGCACTTTGTGTGGCGAATATGCAATAACGCCTTGCCAACAATGGTGAACCTTCATCGGTGTAATATTTTCCAAATGCAAACTGTGCACTATGCAAGGATCATCCTGAAGACTCCATCCATGCACTTTGGGCTTGTGAAGTTATTTCGGGTGTGTGGAATACGTTGGACTGGTTCAACCAATCCGTGGCGGCAGAATCGAGCTCCTTCAATGATTTACTTTCCAGGTTCCTGTTTTTCTGTGAGGAGTTCAGAGCTGAGATTTTTGTTACCATTGCGTGGTTCCTGTGGAATAGAC GTAAACTTTGATGCCACGGTGTTTCGTGCCTCACGTTTGGCGGGTTTAGGTGTCATTGTTCGTAACAATAGTGGGGAGGCTGTGGGTGCCCTGTCTTTGTCCATTCCTTTGGCCCACTCAGTGGCGGATTTAGAAGCCTTAGCTTGTTTGAAGGCTGTTCAGTTTGCACTGGAGCTTGGTCTCACTCGTGTTGTGTTTGAAGGGGATTCTACAGTTATCATTAATGCTCTTCTTCATGGTGCGGGTGATATGGCTAGTTTCGGCAATATTTTAGGCGATATTCGGATGCATTCTGATGTTTTTCAATTCGTTGAATTTGCTTATGTTAATCTTAGTTGTAATGCTGTGGCTGATGCGCTTTCTAAGAAAGCTAAGTCAATTTGGGGGGTTCAGGTTTGGCTAAATGATTTGCCAGCTGATATTGCCCCGTTGCTACTGTGTGATGTTcattaa